Proteins encoded in a region of the Novibacillus thermophilus genome:
- a CDS encoding histidine phosphatase family protein: MHLFLVRHGETVWNVERRCQGHTDIPLNEKGLEQAEKLGRYLQNVQLDAVYASDLSRARQTAEKIAQYHRLNVQKMPALRERHYGEWEGLTVEEINERYPDQLHVRRAGGVYGIETFADLQGRVFNGLTDLARKHSGQNVVAVSHGGSINAFLHRVTNGELGTGVTVIENTGVTQLVYRAQGRWDVLHVNETEHLVRSSTR; encoded by the coding sequence ATGCACTTGTTTTTAGTTCGCCATGGCGAGACCGTGTGGAATGTGGAGAGACGCTGCCAGGGACATACAGATATTCCGTTAAATGAAAAGGGGCTCGAGCAAGCGGAAAAACTGGGCCGCTATCTGCAGAACGTCCAGCTCGACGCCGTTTACGCCAGCGATCTCAGCCGTGCCCGGCAAACGGCGGAAAAGATCGCCCAGTATCACCGTCTGAACGTGCAAAAGATGCCAGCTTTGCGCGAACGCCACTATGGGGAATGGGAAGGTTTGACAGTGGAAGAAATTAACGAGCGCTACCCTGATCAGCTGCACGTTCGGCGGGCAGGAGGGGTGTACGGAATTGAAACGTTTGCCGATTTGCAAGGGCGTGTATTTAACGGCTTGACTGATTTAGCGCGCAAACATTCGGGCCAAAATGTGGTGGCCGTCAGTCACGGCGGGAGCATTAACGCTTTCCTGCACCGTGTGACGAACGGGGAGTTGGGAACAGGGGTGACGGTCATTGAAAACACAGGAGTGACGCAGTTGGTGTACCGAGCGCAAGGACGTTGGGACGTTCTCCATGTGAACGAAACGGAGCACCTGGTGAGGTCAAGTACTAGGTAG
- a CDS encoding LutB/LldF family L-lactate oxidation iron-sulfur protein, which translates to MSDETTAATLRERASQALSDDFLRQAVKFTTDRLRGKKRESTEAFGRWEEWRERGRQIRAHTIAYLDYYLDQFTRNVEALGGHVHFAQDAAEAREIALRIAQEKQAKLTVKSKSMVSEELHINDHFEAHGIECLETDLGEWIVQLADETPSHIIIPAIHKNRYQIKDLFERQGGETLSEETEVLAGFARRTLRQKFQQAEIGMTGCNFAIAESGSIVIFSNEGNARMVTTLPKTHIVTMGMERILPSWDDLEVMANLLPRSATGQKLTVYMSVLSGTRREGEIDGPEDLHVIILDNGRSHQLGDPEFQEVLHCIRCGACLNVCPVYRQVGGHTYNSPYSGPIGAVLTPLLRQDDGQAEELPYASSLCGACYDACPVKIPLHDMLVHLRRRKVEKGETSKGEQLAFRLYGKAFSSASTYSAGGKVARKLQRATVGDGSRMEWARPFTGPLQGWTDHRHLPEPPARSFRDIWAELEKEGSDVSEDRVKDLHGKDAGDARES; encoded by the coding sequence GTGAGTGACGAGACGACGGCTGCGACGCTGCGAGAGCGGGCATCCCAAGCGCTGTCCGACGATTTTTTGCGCCAGGCGGTCAAGTTTACCACCGATCGGCTGCGCGGCAAGAAGCGGGAGAGTACGGAAGCGTTTGGCCGGTGGGAAGAGTGGCGTGAACGCGGACGGCAGATTCGGGCCCACACCATCGCGTACTTGGACTACTATCTCGACCAGTTTACGCGCAACGTGGAAGCGCTGGGGGGTCACGTTCACTTTGCGCAAGATGCAGCGGAAGCACGGGAGATCGCCCTCCGCATTGCACAAGAAAAGCAGGCGAAACTGACGGTGAAGTCGAAATCGATGGTGTCGGAAGAATTGCACATCAACGACCATTTTGAAGCCCATGGCATTGAATGTTTGGAGACGGACCTCGGGGAGTGGATTGTGCAGCTGGCCGACGAAACACCGTCCCACATCATTATTCCTGCTATTCACAAAAACCGCTACCAAATTAAAGACTTGTTTGAACGACAAGGCGGAGAGACGCTGTCAGAAGAGACGGAAGTGCTGGCCGGCTTTGCCCGCCGCACGCTGCGCCAAAAGTTTCAACAGGCGGAAATCGGCATGACCGGCTGCAACTTTGCCATTGCCGAAAGCGGCTCCATCGTCATTTTTAGCAACGAGGGGAACGCCCGCATGGTGACCACATTGCCGAAAACACACATCGTCACGATGGGGATGGAGCGCATATTGCCGTCCTGGGACGATCTCGAGGTGATGGCGAATTTGCTCCCCCGCAGTGCGACGGGACAGAAGTTGACGGTTTACATGTCGGTTTTAAGCGGCACGCGGCGGGAAGGGGAAATCGACGGTCCGGAGGATTTGCACGTCATCATTTTGGACAACGGCCGTTCACATCAATTAGGAGATCCGGAATTTCAAGAAGTGCTCCACTGCATTCGCTGCGGTGCTTGTTTAAACGTGTGCCCCGTTTACCGTCAAGTTGGCGGACATACGTACAATTCTCCGTACAGCGGTCCGATCGGCGCTGTCCTCACTCCGCTCTTGCGCCAGGACGACGGACAGGCAGAGGAGTTGCCCTACGCCTCCAGTTTGTGCGGCGCCTGTTACGACGCCTGCCCGGTGAAAATTCCCCTCCACGACATGCTCGTCCACTTGAGGCGGCGCAAGGTGGAAAAGGGGGAAACGTCCAAAGGGGAGCAGCTGGCCTTTCGCCTGTACGGCAAGGCGTTCAGTTCCGCTTCAACTTACAGCGCCGGCGGCAAAGTGGCGCGTAAACTGCAGCGGGCGACCGTGGGAGACGGGTCGCGCATGGAGTGGGCAAGGCCCTTTACCGGACCGCTCCAAGGCTGGACGGATCACCGGCACTTGCCGGAGCCGCCGGCCCGTTCGTTCCGGGACATATGGGCAGAACTGGAAAAAGAAGGGTCGGACGTTTCGGAGGACCGTGTCAAGGATTTGCATGGGAAAGATGCAGGTGATGCCCGTGAATCGTGA
- a CDS encoding LutC/YkgG family protein encodes MGKMQVMPVNREDFLQHIADRLGRPRQTTPPARDVRGVPSFYREEPFGEGAVVDKVARFCEELSALGGHVDVVDHIGQTRHVLQRVVAESQVVVTWHRDVYGGWELDCLWESEKVYSDPAAPDFMDMAKKADIGITTVQYAVANTGTIVLFTTDKQPRSVSLLPAIHVALMKESQIVSRMGEVFEPLQRVQGRELPSSVHFITGPSRSSDIENDLSIGVHGPVAVRAIVVKGV; translated from the coding sequence ATGGGAAAGATGCAGGTGATGCCCGTGAATCGTGAAGACTTTTTGCAACACATAGCCGACCGCTTGGGGCGCCCGCGCCAAACGACGCCGCCGGCCCGGGACGTGCGCGGTGTCCCTTCGTTTTACCGGGAAGAACCGTTCGGCGAAGGGGCAGTTGTGGATAAGGTGGCACGGTTTTGCGAGGAACTGTCTGCCCTCGGCGGACACGTCGATGTCGTTGATCACATCGGACAAACTCGGCACGTTTTGCAGCGCGTCGTGGCTGAGTCTCAGGTCGTCGTCACGTGGCACCGGGATGTCTATGGCGGATGGGAACTCGATTGTCTGTGGGAAAGTGAGAAGGTGTACTCCGACCCCGCTGCCCCCGACTTTATGGACATGGCGAAAAAGGCGGACATCGGGATCACCACCGTACAGTACGCCGTGGCCAATACAGGCACGATTGTCCTCTTTACGACGGACAAGCAACCGCGCTCGGTCAGCTTGCTGCCCGCGATACACGTCGCCCTCATGAAAGAGTCGCAAATTGTCTCGCGGATGGGTGAGGTGTTTGAACCGCTACAGCGTGTTCAAGGACGGGAGTTGCCGTCATCTGTTCACTTCATCACCGGGCCGAGTCGTTCGTCAGATATCGAAAACGATCTGAGCATCGGGGTCCACGGTCCAGTTGCTGTCAGGGCCATTGTCGTGAAGGGTGTGTAA
- a CDS encoding class I SAM-dependent methyltransferase: MGFLRMTDMAHLFLAQYVQEGDTVIDATAGNGYDTLFLAQKVGDAGIVHAFDVQREAIENTRERLKDHNLSHRVRLHHTTHTDISKLNTPVKAVVFNLGYLPGSDREIVTQGATTCEAVAAALSLLQSGGAVVIVLYRGHAGGEQEAADVEAYVSQLSHSSYVVSKYAHINAPPTSPYILLIVKK, from the coding sequence ATGGGGTTTTTACGCATGACGGACATGGCCCACTTGTTCCTCGCCCAGTACGTTCAAGAGGGAGACACGGTCATTGACGCGACAGCCGGAAACGGCTACGACACCCTCTTTTTGGCGCAAAAAGTGGGGGATGCTGGTATCGTCCACGCGTTCGACGTTCAGCGTGAAGCCATTGAGAATACGCGTGAGCGTCTGAAAGACCACAACCTCTCCCATCGCGTACGGTTACACCACACGACACACACCGACATCTCAAAGCTGAACACCCCAGTGAAAGCCGTCGTATTCAACCTCGGCTACTTGCCTGGTTCGGACAGAGAGATCGTCACGCAGGGAGCCACCACGTGTGAAGCTGTTGCCGCTGCCTTGTCCCTTCTGCAGTCAGGCGGCGCCGTCGTCATCGTCTTGTACCGCGGCCATGCTGGTGGTGAGCAGGAAGCGGCTGACGTGGAGGCGTACGTGAGTCAACTTTCCCATTCCTCGTATGTCGTCTCCAAGTACGCACACATCAACGCCCCGCCGACATCTCCGTACATTTTGCTGATTGTGAAAAAATAA
- a CDS encoding beta-galactosidase domain 4-containing protein has product MGQTGADTYAQSFCDEGDTQFAIKQNPNGEIEFFVYSDQWVVAKAKAPDDWYGNWHHVAGVFDGRVLKLYIDGELKAEQTFSGVVNRNGFPVNIGRNSEHTERLTGAAIDQVRIYNRALSAEELNDDQRTPDEHTVLWMDFDRFDEFEYEQKEFFAYGGDWGDHPNDGNFSVNGAVFPDRTVQPELWEVKKVYQNIKVKPVDVERGKVEIQNDFLFTNLNAFDVTWNVAEDGETLQEEPMPRLDIAPGESKVVTIPFEQPELKPGAEYWLTISFTLPDTTSWAEKGHEVAREQLEIPYVVPEKPVVDEGEMGPVDVADEEDRVTVEGDDFVLAFDKERGTISSYAYQGTQLIKEGPTPNFWRAPNDNDKGNGMPGRTRTWREAGQNWDIQDVTVSEKGSKVVEIKVDATLPTTAESRYTVTYTVYGSGDIVVDSTLEPGENLPEIPEVGMMLTLPEEFETITWYGRGPHENYWDRKTGAFVGVYSGTVDEQYVPYLEPQETGNKTDVRWVTLTNEQGVGLKAEGLPLIEVNALHYTPHDLDSVSHPYKLTKRDEITLRLNYKQMGLGGDNSWGARPHPEFTLDADQPYSYSYKLSPVSGDSADVSAADIKVLVEKFEEQGAFEDERTARSLKIHLTSVDLYEKQGAAEKVVKHMKSFKHLLDHQRENKLISEEAYKVLKAAANNLIQKWQ; this is encoded by the coding sequence GTGGGTCAAACCGGAGCCGACACGTACGCACAGTCCTTTTGTGACGAAGGGGATACCCAGTTTGCGATCAAACAAAACCCCAATGGCGAAATCGAGTTCTTCGTGTACAGCGATCAGTGGGTCGTCGCCAAAGCGAAAGCTCCGGACGACTGGTACGGCAACTGGCACCACGTGGCAGGCGTATTTGACGGCCGTGTTCTGAAACTGTACATCGACGGCGAGCTGAAAGCGGAGCAAACATTTTCCGGTGTCGTCAACCGAAACGGCTTCCCGGTCAACATCGGGCGCAACTCCGAACATACAGAACGCCTGACTGGTGCGGCCATCGATCAAGTACGCATCTACAATCGGGCGTTGTCAGCAGAAGAACTGAACGACGATCAGCGCACACCGGACGAACATACGGTGTTGTGGATGGATTTCGATCGTTTTGACGAATTTGAGTACGAACAGAAAGAGTTTTTCGCGTACGGCGGGGACTGGGGAGACCACCCGAATGACGGAAACTTTAGCGTCAATGGAGCAGTGTTCCCGGACCGAACGGTGCAGCCGGAACTATGGGAAGTGAAAAAAGTTTACCAAAATATAAAAGTCAAACCGGTAGACGTGGAACGAGGGAAGGTTGAAATCCAGAATGATTTCCTCTTCACGAACTTAAACGCCTTCGACGTGACGTGGAACGTGGCAGAGGACGGGGAGACGCTGCAAGAGGAGCCGATGCCCCGGCTGGATATCGCCCCGGGTGAAAGCAAAGTGGTGACCATCCCCTTTGAACAGCCGGAACTGAAGCCGGGAGCTGAATACTGGTTAACGATCAGCTTTACTTTGCCTGACACCACTTCGTGGGCGGAAAAAGGGCACGAAGTGGCCAGGGAACAGCTTGAGATCCCATATGTCGTCCCTGAGAAACCGGTCGTCGACGAAGGAGAGATGGGCCCGGTGGACGTTGCGGATGAGGAGGATAGGGTGACGGTTGAAGGGGACGATTTTGTCCTAGCATTTGACAAAGAAAGAGGAACCATTTCCTCGTATGCGTATCAAGGCACCCAGCTGATAAAAGAAGGACCCACCCCGAATTTCTGGAGGGCTCCGAATGATAACGACAAAGGGAACGGCATGCCCGGCCGGACACGGACGTGGCGCGAGGCGGGACAAAATTGGGACATCCAAGACGTGACTGTCTCAGAGAAAGGGTCCAAAGTAGTTGAAATCAAAGTCGATGCAACCTTGCCGACGACGGCTGAATCCCGGTACACCGTCACGTATACGGTATACGGCAGCGGGGACATCGTCGTCGACAGTACATTGGAGCCGGGAGAGAATCTGCCCGAAATTCCGGAAGTCGGGATGATGCTCACCCTGCCGGAAGAATTTGAAACGATCACGTGGTACGGCCGAGGACCGCATGAGAACTACTGGGACAGAAAGACGGGTGCTTTCGTCGGCGTCTACAGCGGAACAGTAGACGAACAGTACGTTCCTTACCTGGAACCACAAGAGACGGGGAACAAGACGGACGTCCGCTGGGTCACCCTGACGAATGAACAGGGCGTCGGCCTGAAGGCAGAAGGACTGCCACTCATTGAAGTCAATGCGTTGCACTACACCCCCCACGACTTGGACAGCGTGTCACACCCGTATAAACTGACCAAACGGGACGAGATTACGTTGCGGCTCAACTACAAGCAAATGGGGTTGGGCGGTGACAACAGCTGGGGCGCCAGACCGCATCCGGAATTTACGCTCGATGCTGATCAACCGTATTCGTACAGCTATAAGCTGAGTCCGGTATCGGGAGATTCTGCTGATGTAAGTGCAGCTGACATAAAGGTACTTGTCGAGAAATTCGAAGAACAAGGAGCATTCGAGGACGAGCGTACGGCCCGCTCCTTAAAAATCCATTTAACTTCAGTGGATCTTTATGAGAAGCAAGGGGCAGCCGAAAAAGTGGTCAAACACATGAAGAGTTTTAAACACCTGCTTGACCATCAGAGAGAAAACAAGCTGATTTCTGAGGAAGCTTATAAGGTTCTCAAGGCTGCTGCTAATAATTTGATTCAGAAGTGGCAATAG
- a CDS encoding IS1380 family transposase has translation MKTEFTLKNATSHAGSKPLLAYLEKIKLEDAFRQIGCGKGRNTLFPFFKILMYLLVGWLLGCERIFHFRSLRDDSLVRRFLGGRCPHHTLLYKELCRAAVSMPTIRRDLKALNLDLITPCLSDECILDLDSTVETVYGNQEGAEVGTNAQKPGRKSFQPLIAFEGKSRLYLNAELRSGNTHCSRNAHTFAKETLQRLPKSCKVKYARFDKGFGGETFYSFWEGKQIGYVGKLKWTHRLAKEVAKCPHWKRYVDGDVIIEGLCLVYKATSWKKARMVVVIRKAERYDGDQLQFDFLWDYEAIVTNLDWEPIDIWRFYNQRACMENYIKEVKHGFSIHRIPTDSFKANEIDLLLKLLAYNVFERFKMDCCEPVHRRYTIARFRKEFFHVPGTIIYRSRQVILKIAAAFQNEYSWRRMEERVVLLQ, from the coding sequence ATGAAAACAGAATTCACGCTAAAGAATGCAACCTCACACGCAGGGAGTAAACCCTTGCTTGCGTACCTTGAAAAAATCAAACTGGAAGACGCTTTTCGTCAGATAGGTTGCGGGAAAGGCCGGAATACGCTTTTTCCGTTCTTCAAGATCTTGATGTACCTTTTAGTCGGATGGCTACTGGGTTGCGAACGTATATTCCATTTCCGCTCATTGCGAGACGATTCGCTGGTACGTCGATTTTTAGGTGGACGTTGTCCCCATCACACTCTTTTGTATAAAGAACTGTGCCGCGCTGCTGTCTCCATGCCCACGATCCGTCGGGACTTGAAGGCATTAAACCTTGATCTCATCACTCCCTGCCTATCCGACGAATGCATTCTCGACCTCGATTCCACCGTTGAGACGGTGTACGGGAATCAGGAAGGGGCCGAAGTTGGGACAAACGCTCAAAAGCCCGGACGTAAAAGCTTCCAACCACTCATCGCCTTTGAAGGAAAGTCCCGTCTTTACCTTAATGCCGAACTGCGTTCAGGCAATACGCATTGTTCCCGCAATGCCCATACTTTCGCGAAGGAAACCCTTCAACGTCTTCCTAAATCGTGTAAAGTCAAGTATGCCCGATTCGACAAAGGATTCGGCGGCGAAACCTTCTATAGTTTTTGGGAAGGCAAACAGATCGGCTACGTTGGCAAACTCAAATGGACGCATCGGTTAGCCAAAGAAGTCGCCAAATGTCCTCATTGGAAACGCTATGTGGACGGAGACGTCATCATCGAAGGCCTTTGTTTAGTGTACAAAGCCACTTCTTGGAAAAAGGCTCGAATGGTGGTCGTCATCAGGAAAGCCGAACGCTACGATGGTGATCAACTCCAATTCGACTTTCTTTGGGATTACGAAGCAATCGTGACCAATTTGGATTGGGAGCCCATCGACATTTGGCGTTTTTACAATCAGCGCGCGTGCATGGAGAACTACATCAAAGAAGTGAAGCACGGCTTTTCGATTCACCGTATTCCGACAGATTCGTTTAAAGCCAATGAAATCGATCTGTTGCTGAAGCTGTTGGCCTACAATGTATTCGAGCGTTTTAAGATGGACTGCTGTGAACCGGTTCATCGCCGCTATACCATTGCACGATTTCGTAAGGAGTTTTTCCATGTCCCTGGTACGATCATCTATCGCAGTCGCCAAGTCATTCTAAAAATCGCGGCAGCCTTCCAAAATGAGTACAGTTGGCGGCGCATGGAAGAACGGGTGGTTCTCCTACAATAA
- a CDS encoding IS1380 family transposase: MHSVNEQTMHFNKSVKVNFEGGNLTSDAGWLLYKEFDEKIGLSQAITDHLNVNDPNRHHIHFNDDVIIQKIYQHIAGYHADDHADELRHEPVLTTILGKEVLASQPTISRLNQKLDKETMKQLQSVNSLMQKRVDIIQPKENIMMDLDSTNLATYGEQHGSAFNTHYQAQGYHPLMMFDGLTGDCLKAELRAGHVYTSRQVVRFVGPEIKRYRKQSPWATLCIRGDSGFAIPALYQLAETHDVHYVIRLKANNVLKQKAQPFEDELWKQFDLNTTEAKVFYTSFDYQARAWDKPRRVVVKMEKPEGELFFTYTFIVTNMGLSPKNIVKLYANRGTMENFIKEAKNGFAFDQMSSPSFYSNATKLQLMVLAYNFNNWFRRLCLPRTMNKNRIDNIRLKLLKIAGKLVRSGRYLTFKLCSSCLYQKAYWQTLRTIHHLPRFG; the protein is encoded by the coding sequence ATGCATAGTGTAAACGAGCAGACCATGCATTTCAACAAAAGTGTGAAAGTCAATTTTGAAGGTGGAAACCTGACCTCAGATGCCGGTTGGTTACTGTATAAAGAATTTGATGAAAAAATCGGGCTCAGTCAAGCGATCACGGATCACCTCAATGTGAATGATCCAAACCGTCATCACATCCATTTTAACGATGACGTCATCATCCAAAAGATCTATCAGCACATTGCCGGGTATCATGCGGATGATCATGCCGATGAATTACGTCATGAACCTGTGTTGACCACCATTTTGGGTAAAGAAGTCCTGGCTTCTCAACCGACCATTTCCCGGCTAAATCAGAAATTGGATAAGGAAACGATGAAGCAGTTGCAATCGGTCAATTCACTGATGCAAAAACGAGTCGATATCATCCAACCCAAGGAAAACATCATGATGGATCTGGACTCGACCAACTTGGCCACCTATGGTGAACAGCATGGATCCGCCTTTAACACGCATTATCAAGCCCAGGGTTACCATCCCCTGATGATGTTTGATGGACTGACTGGAGATTGTCTCAAAGCAGAACTGCGCGCTGGTCATGTGTACACATCCCGGCAAGTCGTCCGCTTTGTCGGCCCTGAAATCAAGCGATATCGGAAGCAAAGTCCATGGGCAACGCTATGCATACGCGGGGACAGCGGTTTTGCCATCCCGGCTCTCTATCAATTGGCGGAAACACATGATGTCCACTATGTGATCCGCTTAAAAGCAAACAACGTGTTGAAACAAAAAGCACAGCCATTTGAAGATGAACTCTGGAAACAGTTTGATCTGAACACGACAGAAGCCAAGGTGTTTTACACATCATTTGACTACCAGGCACGTGCTTGGGATAAGCCGCGTCGTGTGGTGGTCAAGATGGAGAAACCGGAAGGTGAGCTTTTCTTCACCTACACCTTCATCGTGACCAACATGGGGCTCTCACCCAAAAACATCGTCAAGCTTTATGCGAACCGTGGCACGATGGAAAACTTTATCAAAGAAGCCAAGAACGGCTTTGCTTTCGATCAGATGAGCAGTCCATCGTTTTACAGCAACGCCACAAAGCTGCAACTCATGGTGCTCGCCTATAACTTCAACAACTGGTTTCGTCGACTGTGTCTACCCAGAACGATGAACAAAAATCGTATCGACAACATCCGTTTGAAGTTGCTTAAGATCGCGGGAAAGCTGGTTCGTTCAGGCAGATATCTGACATTTAAACTGTGCAGCAGTTGTCTGTATCAAAAGGCTTATTGGCAGACTTTACGAACCATCCATCACCTCCCACGGTTTGGTTGA
- a CDS encoding ABC transporter substrate-binding protein, with protein MTSYFVKYRVLLSVLLIFSLIFTACGGGGDTSSSEENNAESTDSNSEPKDGGELRVALSAQPMTLDPIAYTGVYESNVIKSIADTLVIYSNDLSEIEPSLATDWEISDDLKTYTFELRDDVYFQPGEYQDGRQMTAEDVKYSLERSAKESAMNRLRMVEKVEVIDDFKVKVHLKEPNSTLLAVLTDAGNVIVPKEEVEGWGDKFGQHLVGTGPFTLSEWKQDDEIKLSRHEKYWGPKPHLDSLVWTAITDQSTMANALRSGDIDIATDVKGQNRAVIEQEENLTLLTVPGLSIEYIGMNMQEGPTKDIRVRKAINMATDVDALVKGVYQWGGAEASKLPLPKGSWGYDESLEVEVPEYDPEKAKELLAEAGYPDGFDTELYVIESRVPHATIFQQQMKENLNINVEIKSVEWGTFSDIASKGDAPLYAMGWTWYPDPDFFLYQMFHSDQIGSLGNGYGYDNPEVDELLNRATQETADQDERAQLYAEALERIVKDVPRVELTNVEIAAAIQNKVKDFNVMADNSFIIVNPNNNVWIDE; from the coding sequence TTGACTTCATATTTCGTTAAATATCGTGTATTGTTGTCTGTTTTACTTATTTTTTCTTTAATATTCACAGCTTGCGGAGGAGGCGGCGATACATCGTCGTCCGAAGAGAACAATGCGGAATCGACTGACAGTAACAGCGAGCCGAAAGATGGCGGCGAGCTGAGAGTGGCCCTTTCAGCCCAACCGATGACATTAGACCCCATTGCGTATACGGGTGTTTATGAATCCAACGTGATCAAAAGCATTGCCGACACACTCGTTATTTACAGCAACGATTTGAGTGAAATCGAACCGTCTCTCGCGACCGACTGGGAAATTTCTGATGACTTAAAGACTTACACGTTTGAATTGAGAGACGACGTTTATTTTCAACCGGGTGAATATCAAGACGGGCGTCAAATGACTGCTGAAGATGTAAAATACAGCTTGGAACGCTCGGCCAAGGAATCCGCCATGAATCGGTTGCGCATGGTGGAAAAAGTGGAAGTCATTGACGATTTCAAAGTAAAAGTTCACCTAAAAGAGCCTAACTCCACTCTTCTGGCTGTATTGACCGATGCAGGTAACGTGATTGTTCCTAAAGAAGAGGTCGAAGGATGGGGAGACAAATTCGGTCAACATTTGGTAGGGACAGGCCCCTTTACACTCAGTGAGTGGAAACAAGATGATGAAATTAAGTTGTCCAGACACGAAAAATACTGGGGACCGAAACCGCATCTCGATTCCTTAGTGTGGACAGCCATTACAGATCAGAGCACGATGGCAAACGCTCTTCGTTCGGGAGACATTGATATCGCAACAGATGTCAAAGGTCAAAACCGCGCAGTCATTGAGCAGGAAGAAAATCTAACATTGCTGACAGTTCCCGGATTATCCATTGAGTATATCGGCATGAACATGCAAGAAGGCCCGACGAAAGACATTCGTGTCAGAAAAGCGATTAATATGGCTACCGATGTTGATGCTTTGGTAAAAGGTGTCTATCAATGGGGGGGTGCCGAAGCGTCCAAATTACCGTTGCCGAAAGGTTCATGGGGATATGATGAATCATTAGAAGTAGAAGTGCCGGAATACGACCCGGAAAAGGCGAAAGAACTGCTTGCTGAGGCCGGTTATCCGGACGGTTTCGACACGGAGCTATACGTGATCGAATCGCGTGTACCGCATGCCACCATCTTCCAGCAACAGATGAAAGAAAACTTGAACATCAACGTCGAGATCAAATCTGTTGAATGGGGAACGTTCAGTGACATTGCCTCCAAGGGAGACGCACCTTTGTATGCGATGGGTTGGACATGGTATCCGGATCCGGACTTCTTCTTGTACCAGATGTTTCACAGCGATCAAATCGGATCATTAGGAAACGGGTACGGGTATGACAATCCTGAAGTGGACGAGCTGTTGAATCGGGCGACACAAGAAACAGCAGACCAAGATGAACGTGCACAATTGTACGCTGAGGCGTTGGAACGCATTGTTAAGGATGTTCCTCGCGTCGAACTGACTAATGTGGAAATTGCGGCTGCCATTCAAAATAAAGTAAAAGACTTCAACGTTATGGCGGACAACTCGTTCATCATTGTCAACCCGAACAACAACGTTTGGATTGATGAATAA
- a CDS encoding ABC transporter permease — MLKVIVKRMIDMVPTLFVVATVVFLITRIIPGDPAAVMLGPQASVEAVEDMREQLGLNEPIYLQFFNYILDLLRGDLGTSIYYKEHVTSLIMERFPNTVILSACALLIALGIGIPAGIVSATKQYSVYDYSLMFLSLVGVSMPIFWLGVMLVLLFSVNLGWFPATGMGSFKHLILPSITLATIPMATFARITRSSMLEVVRQDYIKTARAKGLREIIVIWKHALKNAAGPLLTVMGLQISMMLGGAVLTETIFNWPGMGRLIIDAIEKRDFMVVQGTILFIAIIFVLVNLIVDLLYMVINPRVKLVKEKGGS; from the coding sequence TTGCTGAAAGTCATCGTTAAACGGATGATAGACATGGTTCCGACTTTGTTCGTTGTGGCGACAGTTGTTTTTCTCATTACGCGCATTATTCCTGGGGACCCGGCGGCCGTTATGCTGGGTCCGCAGGCTTCTGTCGAAGCGGTGGAAGACATGCGGGAGCAACTGGGCCTTAATGAACCGATCTATCTCCAATTTTTTAATTACATTCTCGACTTGTTGCGCGGTGACCTCGGGACATCGATCTATTACAAGGAACACGTCACCTCGCTCATAATGGAGCGTTTTCCGAACACGGTCATCCTGTCAGCCTGTGCTCTCCTTATAGCCCTCGGGATCGGGATTCCCGCAGGTATTGTATCGGCAACAAAACAATACTCGGTTTACGATTATTCTCTCATGTTTTTATCTTTGGTCGGCGTATCGATGCCGATATTCTGGCTCGGCGTCATGCTGGTTTTGCTGTTCAGTGTCAACTTAGGTTGGTTTCCCGCAACAGGTATGGGATCATTCAAACATCTCATTTTGCCAAGTATCACACTTGCCACCATTCCAATGGCTACGTTTGCCCGTATCACCCGTTCCAGCATGCTTGAAGTCGTACGGCAGGATTACATTAAAACGGCGCGCGCGAAAGGCTTGAGAGAAATCATTGTCATTTGGAAGCACGCGTTAAAAAATGCCGCCGGACCGTTATTAACAGTCATGGGCTTGCAAATATCGATGATGCTCGGAGGTGCCGTCTTAACCGAGACCATTTTTAACTGGCCGGGGATGGGGCGCTTAATTATTGATGCGATTGAAAAACGCGACTTCATGGTCGTACAAGGAACGATCTTGTTTATTGCGATTATTTTTGTCCTGGTCAACTTGATCGTTGATTTACTTTATATGGTCATTAACCCACGTGTGAAACTGGTGAAGGAAAAAGGAGGGAGCTAG